In Aestuariibaculum lutulentum, one DNA window encodes the following:
- a CDS encoding tetratricopeptide repeat protein, whose product MKTKLTILFTAVILYATISYKINREDTFDYTSKIGANSISCTSTAFLLENIDSTKQIAPLFENLGNHNYKVSTKNELAQRFFNQGIRLTYAFNHAEAHRSFMEASRLDPNCAMAFWGQAYTLGPNINDPQPDDERKLKYNEAIANAVKQIKNASPKEQALIEALTHRYSTDLTKDVEELNMAYMKAMENVVVQYPNDSDIQTLYAASVMNTVPWNYWDKKGNPSPNIDKAKSALEKAMELDPDNPGAHHYYIHMVELPKPDKAVPSAEKLASLIPAAGHIVHMPSHIYIRVGRYKDAVEANQKAILADEDYISQCYSQGMYPLGYYPHNIHFLWSASSLLGNSQLAIEAAKKTAEKVPVGEMKELHFLQNFASTPLLAYTRFGKWNDILTYPKPKDDIKHLKLIWHYTRGIAFTRKNNLKEAKEELEAINILINDPDMETNLATGFDSGTTLAKLAYEIVSGEIAANTKDYNTAITHFEKAVEIEDDLIYNEPSAWHIPPRQNLGDVLMKAKRYEDAEKVYKEDLVNLRQNGWSLMGLYNSLIAQGKTKEAKKIKNEFNKAWQDSDIAITTSVL is encoded by the coding sequence ATGAAAACTAAACTAACCATTTTGTTTACAGCTGTTATACTGTATGCAACGATTTCATATAAAATAAACCGGGAAGACACTTTTGATTACACCAGTAAAATTGGTGCAAATTCTATTAGCTGCACCTCTACTGCGTTTCTTTTAGAAAATATAGACTCAACCAAACAAATCGCCCCACTTTTTGAAAATCTGGGTAATCACAATTATAAAGTAAGCACTAAAAATGAATTAGCTCAGCGATTTTTCAATCAAGGTATTCGCTTAACCTATGCCTTTAATCATGCTGAGGCACATCGCTCTTTTATGGAAGCATCACGGTTAGACCCGAATTGTGCCATGGCATTTTGGGGTCAAGCCTATACACTAGGACCGAATATAAACGACCCGCAACCTGATGATGAGCGAAAACTTAAATACAACGAAGCTATTGCCAATGCTGTGAAGCAAATCAAAAATGCATCGCCCAAAGAACAGGCGCTTATTGAAGCGCTAACACACCGCTACTCTACCGATTTAACCAAAGATGTTGAGGAACTGAATATGGCTTACATGAAAGCCATGGAGAACGTTGTAGTTCAATATCCTAACGATAGCGACATACAAACGCTGTATGCTGCATCAGTAATGAATACGGTTCCTTGGAATTACTGGGACAAAAAAGGGAATCCTTCGCCTAATATAGACAAAGCTAAATCAGCTTTAGAAAAAGCCATGGAGCTAGATCCTGATAACCCGGGAGCTCACCACTATTACATTCATATGGTAGAACTACCTAAACCAGATAAGGCTGTGCCAAGTGCAGAAAAACTGGCTTCTCTCATACCAGCTGCCGGACATATTGTACATATGCCATCCCATATTTACATAAGAGTTGGTCGTTATAAAGATGCCGTTGAAGCCAACCAAAAAGCCATTTTAGCTGATGAAGACTATATCTCTCAATGCTATTCACAAGGGATGTATCCATTGGGGTACTATCCGCATAACATTCATTTTTTATGGTCGGCATCTAGTTTATTAGGCAATAGTCAACTCGCCATTGAAGCGGCGAAAAAAACCGCTGAAAAAGTACCCGTTGGCGAAATGAAAGAGCTTCACTTTTTACAAAACTTTGCATCAACACCTCTACTGGCCTACACCCGATTTGGTAAATGGAATGATATTTTAACCTACCCAAAACCAAAAGATGACATTAAACATTTAAAACTCATCTGGCATTATACAAGAGGGATTGCATTCACTCGAAAAAATAACTTAAAAGAAGCCAAAGAAGAACTCGAAGCAATTAATATTCTGATAAATGATCCGGATATGGAAACCAATTTAGCTACAGGCTTCGATAGTGGTACCACACTTGCCAAATTAGCCTACGAAATTGTTTCAGGCGAAATTGCTGCAAACACTAAAGATTACAACACCGCTATTACCCATTTCGAAAAGGCTGTCGAAATTGAAGACGATTTAATTTATAACGAACCCTCGGCCTGGCATATTCCGCCAAGACAAAATTTAGGAGACGTATTAATGAAAGCCAAACGATATGAAGACGCCGAAAAAGTCTATAAAGAAGATTTAGTCAATCTAAGACAAAACGGCTGGTCGTTAATGGGATTATATAACAGCTTGATTGCCCAAGGAAAAACTAAAGAAGCGAAAAAGATTAAAAACGAATTTAATAAAGCCTGGCAAGACAGCGATATAGCCATTACAACATCGGTGCTGTAA